The Novipirellula aureliae genomic interval TTCTACGAACTTCGAAACGGATTGACTCGCGTTGCCTATCCCGTGTTCACCGATGGAACCGAAATTCCCAAAAGTGGGTATTTGGCCGATGTGAACCGGCGTGAAGAACTCGGACATCTGATGATGGAGAGCGAATTTTTGGACAAGATGATTGTCAATCGAATATGGTCTCACTTTCTTGGTTTTGGGTTCACCAAACCAATCGATGATCTTGGTCCGCATAATCCGTCGTCGCATCCGGCGCTGTTAGACTCGCTTGGCAAAGCGTTCCGTGATAGCAGCTATGATTTGAAGCAACTGATGACATGGATCACGATGAGTAAGCCTTATCAGTTGGCGGCGGTACTCGGAAAAGCGAACCAGATCGATGATCCGTCGATTGGCGAAATGCCGAAGTTTTCGCGTTTCTACTTGCGTCAAATGAGTGCCGAGCAATTGTACCAATCGCTGGTGACGGCAACCGACGCAGGTGCAGTGGGTAGTTACGAAGAACAAGAGCGGCAGCGACGTGAATGGTTGAAGCAGTTTGTGGTTGCCTTTGGTACCGATGAAGGCGATGAAGCGACCACGTTTAATGGTTCGATCCCGCAAGCATTGATGCTGTTCAACGGTGACTTGACTCGTCAAGCTACCAGTATCAAGCCGGGCAGTTTTTTGGATCGAATCCAGAAAGACGGCAAAACGACGCGAGATCGTTTGACTTCCTTGTACATGGCAGCGGTAGCTCGGCGTCCGACTAGGAATGAGATAGCGGTTGCTGCGAAGTTGTATGCTGCGCGGCAAAACAACGAACTCGAAATGTTACAAGACATGTGGTGGGCGCTACTCAATAGCAATGAGTTTATCCTGCAGCATTAATAGTAGCAGCGTCTCTCCGAGACGCTGGGTTTTCGAGTCTCGGAGAGACTCGGCTACTTGTACGCTGGGTTTTCGAGTCTCGGAGAGACTCGGCTACTAGGACGCTGGGTTTTCGAGTCTCGGAGAGACTCGGCTACTATTCCCCTTTCCCTTCATGGAAAAAAACGATGACTCAATACTGGCAAACTCCGGCTGGAATGACCCGACGACATTTTATGAGCCATCTTGCTGGCTCCTCGGGCGCTTATGCGGCCTCCTTAATGATGGGCGGGACCATCTACGCTCACGCGGATGAATTGAAACAGAAACGGCGATCGGCCATCATGTTGTGGATGGGCGGAGGACCAGCAACGATCGACATGTGGGACCTGAAGCCAGGTGCTGCGACGGGGGGCCCGTTTCGTCCTATTTCCACGACGGGAGATATGCAGATTTGCGAGCATTTGCCCTTGATGGCCCAGCAAATGAAGCACATGTCCGTCGTCCGCAGTATGTCGACACGGGAAGCCGATCACGCTCGCGGACGCTACTACATGCACACCGGTTTTGTGCCCAACCCAAATATCGAACACCCCAGTTACGGATCGGTGATCGCTCATGAATTGATCGGCCAACGACCTGAATTGGAAATCCCACCCTTCGTTTCCGTCGGAGGTGCCAGTACAGGACCGGGATTCTTGGGGATGGCTTGGTCACCTTTTTCAGTCAGCAGCAATGGTCGAGTTCGAAATCTTGAAATGAAGATGGAGGACACGCGGTTGATGCAGCGGATGGCGGCACTCAGTATGATCGAGGATGGGTTCTCAAAAAGGACTCGCGATACTCCCGCGTCGGAGCACGCCAAAGTGCTACAGAAGACCTATGATCTGATGACCAGCGATCAAATGAAGGCGTTCAAGGTTGACGAAGAACCGGATGATGTCAAAGAGCGTTACGGCACCAACGGGTTCGGCCAAGGATGCTTGCTCGCCCGTCGTTTGGTCGAAGCGGGAGTTCCCTTTATTGAAGTCGATTTAGGTGGATGGGACAATCATAGTGGCGTTCATGCAACGCTGCAGGACAACAAATTGCCAACGCTCGACAAAGCGATGAGTGCACTCATCGAAGATCTCGATCAACGTGGCTTACTGCAAGACACGGTGGTGATGTGTATGGGGGAATTCGGACGGACGCCAAACATCAATGCGGCCGCCGGACGTGATCACTTCGCCCGTGCTTGGTCCTGCGTCGTCGGTGGCGCAGACATCAAGCCCGGGATTGCGGTAGGGGCAACGAGCCGCGATGGTTCGGCGGTCGAGACCGAACCGTTTACCAGTGAAGACTTGATGACAACGGTTATTAAGGGGCTAGGCATTTCGACTGAGAAAACGTTCACCAGCAAGAATGGACGCCCGATGAAAATCGCAGGTGGCGGTAAAATCATCACCGATTTGATCGGCTGATTCGCCTGCCGTTGTCGTCGTGGCGGCTTCGAGTCGCCATCGGTGTTATCCGAGTGCAGAATAGATGGTGGCTAGAAGCCACGACGACACCGATAGCCCGCTTGTCAGCTTGTATGCGATGCTGCCAACATCCTTAGATGCCCGACATCCTCGCACGAGACGATTTTACGCTGTCCAACGACCCGGGAGAATGAGGACACGGTTGCTCTTGGCGTTTTCGCAACCGGGACTTGAAAGAACTCCGTCGAATTGGCTGGATCGCTGTCGCCTTCGGCATCTTCTTTTCACGGTTTGTCATCGCTTTCTTGCTTGGTCCGCTCGTTGCTGGTATTGCGGGACTTGCAAATGGACAAAACGGTGCATGGTTCTTTCTAGGATTCGCTGCATTTTCTCTTCTAGCCCGGATGATTCATGGGCTTGCAAATTGTTTTGCTAACGTCTACGCCTTAAAGCGTTTACGTTCATTGCTCGAAAAACAGTCTGCGTATTAGCCGTTTTGGCTATCGCCAAAACGGCTAATGAATAATCCGGGCTAGGTGGCTTGGGAAACAAACGTGTTCCGCTCGGCGGCATTGCCGATGCCGCCTTTCCCATGATGTTTTCGGTCGTCTTCAGCATGGTCGGTGCTGGAGTGATGATTGTAGCCCTTGTCGCACAACAGCGGAGTTTTGTGATACACTTTGACAACCGCAATCTGGTGATCGAGCGACATGGAATCGGCAGTGAAAAACGATGGTCGTTTCCTGTCGAACCGATCAAAAGTCTGGACATGGCCGATAGCGGCATGCAAGCCAACGGGCGAGCCTGGCCGGAATTACAAATCGAAACGACGGATGGTAGAATCGTCCGCCTGTTGACTGGCCGAATGGAAATGCAGATCGCACCCCTTGCCGCCGTTTTGCACCAAGCGATCTTTGACAAACGTATCTCGAGCAACGATTCAGGAAAACAATGAAGTACTTACTAGGATTTGACGTTGGCAGTTCCTCGGTCAAAGCATCGCTACTGGAAGTCGAATCAGGTAAATGTGCGGGAACTGCCTTCTATCCGAAAACGGAACAGAAAATCGATTCACCAGAGGTGGGATTCGCCGAGCAAGATCCTCAGCAGTGGTTTGATTGTGCGGTTTTGGCTTTGAAGGATGCGATGTCAGATGCGCATGCGGAACCCGACGATGTGGTGGCGATCGGTATTGCTTATCAGATGCACGGACTTGTTTGTGTCGATAAAGCTCAAAACGTTTTGCGGCCTGCGATCATTTGGTGCGATAGCCGCGCGGTTCCTTACGGAGAAGCCGCGTTCGAAGCGATTGGAAGCGAGCCGTGTTTGAGTCATCTGATGAACTCGCCCGGAAACTTCACGGCTGCTAAGTTGGCTTGGGTGAAAGAGCATGAGCCTGAGATCTATAGCCGCATCGACAAGATTATGCTGCCGGGTGATTTTTTGGCAATGAAATTGACGGGTAAAGCCGCGACCACTGTTTCGGGGTTGTCCGAAGGCATCCTCTGGGATTTTTCGCAAGAGACGCCGGCCGATTTGGTTCTTGATTACTTTGGATTTGACCACTCGATTCTGCCCGAGATCGTGCCCACCTTTGGGACGCAAGGCACTTTGTCGGACGAAGCGGCGGCTACGTTGGGACTGCGAGCAGGAACGCCCGTTTGTTATCGCAGTGGTGATCAACCCAACAACGCATTTTCGCTCGGCATTACCGAACCGGGTGAGATTGCCGCAACGGGCGGAACCTCGGGGGTTGTCTACGGCGTGACCGAAGCTAAGAAATTCGATCCAAGGTCGCGAGTCAATACGTTTGCTCACGTCAATCATCACGCCGACAATCCTCGCTTAGGTGTGCTGCTTTGCATCAACGGCACGGGGATTTTAAATGCATGGATCAAACGTTTGCTCGGTGATGTCTCGTATGATGAGATGAATGCATTAGCGGCGTCCGCACCGATTGGTTCGGGCGGGATCACCATTTTGCCATTTGGTAACGGAGCCGAGCGGGTGTTGTGCAATCGCCAAATTGGCGCTTCGATAAGTGGGATCGATTTTAATCGCCATGACCGAAGTCATCTATGCCGTGCCGTCCTTGAAGGCATTGTGTTTTCGTTTATGTATGGCATGGAAGTGATGAAAGAATCGGGCATCGAGATCAAGTCGATTCGAGCCGGGTTTGCAAACATGTTTCAAAGTGAGGTTTTTTGCGAAACGCTCGCTGGCGTTAGTGGTGCAACGATTGAACTGTACGAAACCGATGGTGCTCTCGGGGCTGCTCGCGGTGCGGGCGTAGGTTCAGGAGTCTTCGAATCAATGGAAGACGCATTTGCCGATTTGGAAAAACGTAAAGAAATCGATCCGTCCACTGGAAGCTACGCAGAAGCATACCAGGTTTGGAAGCAGCAATTGGATCGTGCAATTGGTTGTTGACCTTTAGGCATCAAAGTCGAGATGACTCTGTGAGTCAGCTTCGCGATTTTGATATAGGTCATTGCTTGGTTGGTTGTCACTGGAATCATCGTCGGTCTCGGCTTGCTCAGCCTCCGCTGACGATTCGAACGTATCGTACATCTGCCGACCATCCGCATCACGGTCGCTGGTTTGTTCCCCCGCATCGATCGCTGACGTCTCCCCTGATTTTCCAGCTGGCGTTTCCTTCGTTGCCTGTTTGGCTACGGAATCTGCCGTTTGCGATTCGGCATCACCACCTCGTGCGGAGGCTCGGATCGACCCGGCGATCGAAGCGGAGGCGGCGTTGGGTTGGACGTTCATCGATCAGCTCCGTAGTTGAAAGGGGGATGTTTTGATTCCCGTTACTGAAACCAACTCTTTCGTTCGCTCTGTGCCGCACGCGGTTTCGTCGCTTCAGGCATTGTACTGGAATTGGCTGCAGTCGGGGGTGGAGAACGTTTTTCTTGATCGGTATCTAAATTCGCTGAGGCATTCGCCTGAGCATTCATGTTTGGGAAGAGCCACTCCAGTGTTTCCCCCATTCCTTCAAACGCGCGTCGTTCAATGGTTGGTGAGTGGACGGGACCGCGGACGTCCATCGTCCAAAGTGTATAGCGGTCTCCTCGAAGCGGCCTAACGACACTGGTGAACACATTTTGTGGGCTGACTCGCGTATTGAACGTTAGGTCCAGTTCACGCCGTCCGTCGAGTGTCCCGGTGCCTTGCAGGGCAACCCAATCACCCCACAAACGGAGATCATTGAAGGTGATCAAATCCCCGAATATTGTGAAATCGACCGACCCATCGGTAAACGCAACGTCTTCGCTTGGACGGATGCGTAATTGGTTGAGAACCTGCATAATGAATGGCAATTGATAGACGTTGGCACCTGAGATTTTCGCATCACCGTTGCCTTTCAAGAAATCCATCGTCCCGAGACTGCCGGCAAACGCGGCATGCCCACTAAGGACTCCTGACAATCCATTGTTGCTATGACCAAGATCGGCTAACAATGTTGGAACCGAAGCATTTCGCAAAGTAAAGTCGACGTTGAAATTGCCCGACGATAAGAGTAGGTCACCTTTCATTTCCAAGGTTCCGTCGAAGACCCGCCCCATCATCGGCCGCTTAGAGAGTGATCGAGGATCGTAGGCGGATGTGTTAAGCGGAGCATTCACCCATGCAGCATTTGAAATAGCGTCATTTGCAATCGCGGCCAATCCAAAATCCAAACGATCATCGACAACTTGAAACGGACCACGAATCGCTGTGATTTGCAAGTCGTTGATATGCATCGAATCGATGGCCACTTCACCTGCAGCGCGGATGCCATCCTCATCTCGTTGGCCATTGACTTTTATCTCGCCACGTAGTGAATGGACTGGGCCAACGTCAGCAATTCGGTTGCCTTCAAGTTGTAGTGTCACATCCCAGTTGAAATCAGGTTCACTGTGAAAACGGTCGGGCAGCGTCAATTTCGTTGCCCCACGAATGCTTAGGGGGCCTCTTAACTGTAATCGTCGCATCGCTTCGCGCATCGCGCCGGGAAGAGCGCCGATCAGTTCCGCATCGGGCAGAAGACGACTCCCTTCTTTAAGATTGAGGGACAATTCCCAACGGCCACTTGGCCCACGTACGCAGATACCATCGGCTGTCAAACGCGATGCGCCATGCTGTCCTCGAAGCGAATCGATACGGACGGTGGAACCATCGTAGCGAACGGTCCCGCCACTGATGTCGATACGATAGGGTAGGGAACAGGGCCGCATACTAAGACTTCGATTATTGACCTGCGACGAAGCAAATTGACGAGCGGTCAGATCGACTTCGATCGGATCACCATTCTGTTGCATCGAAATCGACACTTCCGCCTCATCGAGAACGCCACCTGGTGCGATCGAATCCCAAATCCGCTGGGCCGATTCTGGCAGCGACAAGCGTAGCGATTCGTCCATTGGAATGGTGGACACTTGGAAGTCGAGTTGTAACTGTTTCGGATTCACCAGGGAATTGTCAGAGCTAGTGATTCGGAATAGATTCGATTCCGCGGTGGACGGTTTTGGGATTTGGTAAGTTCCATTGCAAAGGACAACGCCCGAGTTGGC includes:
- a CDS encoding DUF1549 domain-containing protein, with product MVFNRLRLLFTTCLLLSCFGFLAVSNSNANDTVKSQVERINDAIEQGWSDYEIRPAPVANDAVWCRRVYLDILGRIPTLEELNEFLAIRGTDNRAKLIQTLLYDDRYTEEYANHWGTIWTNILIGRSGGMDNREMTNRDGLQKYLRDSFAFEKPYDTMVRELITATGTTKPGTKDFNGAVNFLIDKVNADDAVLATSSTSRIFLGQQVQCTQCHNHPFNQWKQQKFWEFNSFFRQTRGLRRFVDGTRDVAYGELANQDFAGEANDPEDALIFYELRNGLTRVAYPVFTDGTEIPKSGYLADVNRREELGHLMMESEFLDKMIVNRIWSHFLGFGFTKPIDDLGPHNPSSHPALLDSLGKAFRDSSYDLKQLMTWITMSKPYQLAAVLGKANQIDDPSIGEMPKFSRFYLRQMSAEQLYQSLVTATDAGAVGSYEEQERQRREWLKQFVVAFGTDEGDEATTFNGSIPQALMLFNGDLTRQATSIKPGSFLDRIQKDGKTTRDRLTSLYMAAVARRPTRNEIAVAAKLYAARQNNELEMLQDMWWALLNSNEFILQH
- a CDS encoding DUF1501 domain-containing protein, whose amino-acid sequence is MTQYWQTPAGMTRRHFMSHLAGSSGAYAASLMMGGTIYAHADELKQKRRSAIMLWMGGGPATIDMWDLKPGAATGGPFRPISTTGDMQICEHLPLMAQQMKHMSVVRSMSTREADHARGRYYMHTGFVPNPNIEHPSYGSVIAHELIGQRPELEIPPFVSVGGASTGPGFLGMAWSPFSVSSNGRVRNLEMKMEDTRLMQRMAALSMIEDGFSKRTRDTPASEHAKVLQKTYDLMTSDQMKAFKVDEEPDDVKERYGTNGFGQGCLLARRLVEAGVPFIEVDLGGWDNHSGVHATLQDNKLPTLDKAMSALIEDLDQRGLLQDTVVMCMGEFGRTPNINAAAGRDHFARAWSCVVGGADIKPGIAVGATSRDGSAVETEPFTSEDLMTTVIKGLGISTEKTFTSKNGRPMKIAGGGKIITDLIG
- a CDS encoding xylulokinase, coding for MKYLLGFDVGSSSVKASLLEVESGKCAGTAFYPKTEQKIDSPEVGFAEQDPQQWFDCAVLALKDAMSDAHAEPDDVVAIGIAYQMHGLVCVDKAQNVLRPAIIWCDSRAVPYGEAAFEAIGSEPCLSHLMNSPGNFTAAKLAWVKEHEPEIYSRIDKIMLPGDFLAMKLTGKAATTVSGLSEGILWDFSQETPADLVLDYFGFDHSILPEIVPTFGTQGTLSDEAAATLGLRAGTPVCYRSGDQPNNAFSLGITEPGEIAATGGTSGVVYGVTEAKKFDPRSRVNTFAHVNHHADNPRLGVLLCINGTGILNAWIKRLLGDVSYDEMNALAASAPIGSGGITILPFGNGAERVLCNRQIGASISGIDFNRHDRSHLCRAVLEGIVFSFMYGMEVMKESGIEIKSIRAGFANMFQSEVFCETLAGVSGATIELYETDGALGAARGAGVGSGVFESMEDAFADLEKRKEIDPSTGSYAEAYQVWKQQLDRAIGC
- a CDS encoding DUF3971 domain-containing protein, producing the protein MSPSRAAPQDAKSSFLSKWLWAALILTAIVFTARMLAPDTIGEQARRHFLKALQNHYASQGVTEIEISIRRGRFEPQVGLVFDDLLITDRSATSRPLREMISVKRMIVFANVHPEKLFDKEIPLTTTRIALTGIDANITVSDDAIASIGRLLPLPKFGPVCPRIDVRDAKIHLYGNDTSRRPITTELTNISLLNRPQLDGSIDQVITVSGSADYADGINAEIKKTKATHDIRCTVRNLRIEQRLFDNLPLAFQEPLLESRGLDCICDLSIAALLCDGKKPNFAVRTTIHEGSFHHPKLPKPITQLHGVVSATPKQIHIEASQATFGDALVRANGRIHGYQMPCDADLRISIAGLLLDASFANSLTTKMREAWNKLQPYGRVDVNADVICRDGIWDTSGIVNCKGVDVQYEKFPYPVQNVVGQIEIQNGIASSDSVTGRIDSHRLRCMFRLPIRPGITNEKTFVAAADGSIAIDSTLINALSHRGVTQSKLESFVRTLRPRGRIHLASVTIGTDAAGRTTRQLDLRVQDGHLRYEKFAYPLYNVEGQIEIEDDLVRLVGFRGMSANSGVVLCNGTYQIPKPSTAESNLFRITSSDNSLVNPKQLQLDFQVSTIPMDESLRLSLPESAQRIWDSIAPGGVLDEAEVSISMQQNGDPIEVDLTARQFASSQVNNRSLSMRPCSLPYRIDISGGTVRYDGSTVRIDSLRGQHGASRLTADGICVRGPSGRWELSLNLKEGSRLLPDAELIGALPGAMREAMRRLQLRGPLSIRGATKLTLPDRFHSEPDFNWDVTLQLEGNRIADVGPVHSLRGEIKVNGQRDEDGIRAAGEVAIDSMHINDLQITAIRGPFQVVDDRLDFGLAAIANDAISNAAWVNAPLNTSAYDPRSLSKRPMMGRVFDGTLEMKGDLLLSSGNFNVDFTLRNASVPTLLADLGHSNNGLSGVLSGHAAFAGSLGTMDFLKGNGDAKISGANVYQLPFIMQVLNQLRIRPSEDVAFTDGSVDFTIFGDLITFNDLRLWGDWVALQGTGTLDGRRELDLTFNTRVSPQNVFTSVVRPLRGDRYTLWTMDVRGPVHSPTIERRAFEGMGETLEWLFPNMNAQANASANLDTDQEKRSPPPTAANSSTMPEATKPRAAQSERKSWFQ